In a genomic window of Opisthocomus hoazin isolate bOpiHoa1 unplaced genomic scaffold, bOpiHoa1.hap1 HAP1_SCAFFOLD_330, whole genome shotgun sequence:
- the LOC142360429 gene encoding olfactory receptor 14J1-like codes for MTNDSSITQFLLLAFADTRELQLLHFWLLLVIYLAAVLGNGLIITAIACDHHLHTPMYFFLLNLSLIDLGSTSTTLPNAITNSLWNTRAISYWGCAAQVFLFVFFISSEFYLLTVMAYDRYIAICKPLHYGTLLGSRACVHMAAAAWGSGILDAVLHTASTFSVPLCQGNSVEQFFCEIPQLLKLACSESYLRELGVLVLSACLSFGCFVFIVLSYVQIFKAVMSIPSQHGRCKAFSTCLPHLAVVSLFMSIGTFAYLKTPSVSSPSLDLVVAVLYSVVPPVMNPLIYSMRNQELKDAVWKLMVGYF; via the coding sequence ATGACCAAcgacagctccatcacccagttcctcctcctggcattcgcagacacacgggagctgcagctcttgcacttctggctcttactggtcatctacctggctgccgTCCTGGGCAATGgactcatcatcactgccatagcctgcgaccaccatctccacacccccatgtacttcttcctcctcaacctctccctcatcgacCTGGGTTCCACCTCCACGACTCTGCCCAATGCGAtaaccaattccctctggaataccagggccatctcctactgGGGGTGTGCTGCCCAAGTCtttctatttgtctttttcatttcatcagagttttatctgcttacggtcatggcctatgaccgctacattgccatctgcaaacccctgcactacgggaccctcctgggaagcagagcttgtgtccacatggcagcagctgcctggggcagtgggattcttgatgctgtgctgcacacggcCAGTACATTTTCAGTACCACTCTGCCAAGGCAATTCTGTGGAgcaattcttctgtgaaatcccccagctcCTCAAGCTTGCCTGCTCAGAATCCTACCTCAGGGAACTTGGGGTCCTTGTGCTTAGTGCCTGTttatcttttgggtgttttgttttcattgtgctatcctatgtgcagatcttcaaggCCGTGATGAGCATTCCCTCTCAGCACGGACGatgcaaagccttttccacatgcctccctcacctggctgtggtgtcTCTGTTTATGAGTATCGGTACATTTGCCTACCTGAAGACTCCCTCCGTCTCCTCCCCGTCCCTGGACCTGGTGGTGGCAGTGCtgtactcggtggttcctcctgtcatgaaccccctcatctacagcatgaggaaccaggagctcaaggatgcaGTGTGGAAACTAATGGTTGGATACTTTTAA